Proteins from a single region of Amycolatopsis sp. CA-230715:
- a CDS encoding pentapeptide repeat-containing protein translates to MSSRWYRLVGGALLVVVTLGALGWFVVVPLPGWAAGAEVEALPLPERLAAVNAVRGQCMTLVSVLSGLVVGAYGVYRYYLDKDKQRLDRDKHLTGLFDSATGRLESEDSVVRAGGLRTLFRLMVDSPRDHVLVLNTICDVLRQRAADRGSAEPADRVERDVAAAIDALRERPDRPEPGPLPLSQLHLPKASLGRTRLTGADLRGTTLGDADLRGADLTGATLDEAQLSGAKLTTAIAVDAVLTGAELYDADLSGADLRGASLRRARLRGAVMTDADLRSADLADADLRGVDLRGARGLTSAGVAAAIVDGDTAFPPEVNHPRPHRAASPPAG, encoded by the coding sequence ATGTCCAGTCGCTGGTATCGACTCGTTGGTGGCGCGCTCCTGGTCGTGGTCACGCTAGGAGCGTTGGGGTGGTTCGTCGTCGTGCCCTTGCCCGGCTGGGCCGCGGGTGCCGAGGTGGAAGCGCTACCGCTTCCGGAGCGGCTGGCTGCGGTGAACGCGGTGCGCGGCCAGTGCATGACGCTGGTGAGTGTGCTGTCCGGTTTGGTCGTCGGCGCGTATGGCGTGTACCGCTACTACCTCGACAAGGACAAGCAGCGGCTGGATCGGGACAAACACCTGACCGGCCTCTTCGACAGCGCCACCGGGAGGCTGGAGTCGGAGGACTCCGTGGTCCGGGCGGGTGGGCTTCGCACGCTGTTCCGGCTCATGGTGGATTCACCTCGCGATCACGTCCTGGTGCTGAACACGATCTGCGATGTGCTCCGGCAGCGCGCCGCCGATCGCGGCAGCGCCGAGCCGGCGGACCGGGTGGAACGCGATGTCGCTGCGGCGATCGACGCACTGCGCGAGCGTCCCGACCGGCCCGAGCCTGGGCCGTTGCCGTTGTCCCAACTGCACCTCCCCAAAGCCAGCCTGGGTCGGACCCGCTTGACCGGAGCGGATCTGCGGGGCACGACACTCGGCGACGCGGACCTCCGTGGTGCCGACCTGACCGGTGCGACGTTGGACGAGGCACAGCTCAGCGGCGCGAAGCTGACCACGGCGATCGCGGTCGACGCTGTCTTGACCGGGGCCGAACTGTACGACGCGGATCTGTCCGGCGCCGATCTTCGGGGCGCTTCGCTTCGACGGGCGCGGTTGCGCGGCGCGGTCATGACCGATGCGGACTTGAGGAGCGCGGATCTCGCCGATGCCGATCTCCGCGGTGTGGACCTCCGCGGCGCGCGCGGGCTCACCAGCGCGGGTGTGGCTGCCGCGATCGTCGACGGCGACACCGCGTTCCCGCCGGAGGTCAACCACCCCCGGCCCCACCGCGCCGCGAGCCCTCCTGCGGGATGA
- a CDS encoding SRPBCC domain-containing protein, whose protein sequence is MKDVLDELAAARRTMGTATLPAGDAYTIELRRSYGASVDDVWNAITDPERLGRWLKPVTGDLRLGGSFELDGGEHGEILRCDPPRLLRVSWLFGPEADEWPGTSEVEVRLSPSPAGDTEFELVHAAAVGEPMFPTYGPGAGGVGWDLHLLALAHFLADGKPLDHDEFRALPEGREFARRSAAAWGRAHLAGGGDPDHVAAAVEATTAFYAPEGSGR, encoded by the coding sequence ATGAAGGACGTACTGGACGAACTGGCCGCTGCGCGCCGGACGATGGGCACGGCGACCCTGCCCGCCGGCGACGCGTACACGATTGAGCTGCGACGAAGCTACGGCGCGTCGGTCGACGACGTGTGGAACGCCATCACCGACCCCGAGCGGCTGGGCCGTTGGCTGAAGCCGGTGACCGGTGACCTGCGTCTGGGCGGGTCCTTCGAGTTGGACGGCGGTGAGCACGGGGAGATTCTCCGGTGCGACCCGCCGCGGCTGCTGCGGGTGTCCTGGCTCTTCGGGCCGGAGGCCGATGAGTGGCCAGGTACGAGCGAGGTCGAGGTGCGGCTGTCGCCGAGTCCTGCCGGGGACACCGAGTTCGAGCTGGTCCATGCCGCAGCCGTCGGGGAGCCGATGTTCCCGACTTACGGCCCTGGTGCCGGTGGTGTGGGCTGGGACCTGCACCTCCTTGCCTTGGCTCACTTCCTGGCCGACGGAAAGCCCCTCGACCACGATGAGTTCCGGGCCTTGCCTGAGGGCCGCGAATTCGCACGGCGCAGCGCAGCGGCATGGGGCCGAGCTCACCTGGCCGGCGGCGGCGACCCGGATCACGTGGCGGCCGCGGTGGAGGCCACCACCGCGTTCTACGCTCCCGAAGGAAGCGGGCGATGA
- a CDS encoding SRPBCC family protein — MKYTNSIEIALPRAKVVQLISDPAHMVKWLRGLVCTNR; from the coding sequence ATGAAGTACACCAATTCGATCGAAATCGCCCTGCCCCGCGCGAAGGTGGTCCAACTGATCTCCGACCCGGCGCACATGGTCAAGTGGCTGCGGGGCCTGGTTTGCACGAACCGGTGA
- a CDS encoding phospholipase D-like domain-containing protein, whose translation MPFTINGSTTCYLLPADERPARKRFLELVSAPGETWIIAYSFTVPDAADALIAAHKRGVPLHLYLDHSQSSGTAEKPLLHQLVDAGVEITIGTSTSGSRYICHTKGIAVDGRTGPLCWEGSVNFSTSGWLQVNTAMDFSSPDWRDHFVAQFATLRKFAWANERDLQLMPEPPDGVDTESTLDRPNFRRQPRSAERRTRE comes from the coding sequence ATGCCGTTCACTATCAATGGTTCGACAACCTGCTACCTACTGCCCGCCGATGAGCGTCCAGCACGGAAACGTTTCTTGGAACTGGTATCCGCGCCGGGCGAAACCTGGATCATCGCCTACAGCTTCACGGTGCCCGATGCCGCCGACGCCCTCATCGCCGCGCACAAACGGGGTGTACCACTGCATCTCTACCTCGACCACTCCCAATCCAGCGGTACTGCGGAGAAGCCGCTGCTGCACCAGTTGGTCGATGCGGGAGTGGAGATCACGATCGGCACGAGCACCAGTGGCAGCCGGTACATCTGCCACACCAAGGGCATCGCCGTCGACGGACGGACCGGCCCGCTCTGCTGGGAGGGCTCCGTCAACTTCAGCACCAGTGGCTGGCTGCAGGTGAACACGGCCATGGACTTCTCCTCCCCGGATTGGCGTGATCATTTCGTCGCCCAGTTCGCGACCCTTCGCAAATTCGCCTGGGCGAACGAGCGAGATCTTCAGCTGATGCCCGAGCCACCCGATGGCGTCGACACCGAGAGCACGCTCGACAGACCCAATTTCCGGCGGCAGCCGCGATCAGCCGAGCGTCGAACCCGAGAATGA
- a CDS encoding FAD-dependent oxidoreductase: protein MDYDVVVAGGGPVGLMLACELRLGGARVVVLERRTEVDPTIKGGAITTPSAEVLYRRGLLPALAEVQRQTIDRFQAFLREQNGGGGVAGQGLGFVGHFAGIVLRADLVDRTEPSLSDPGPAAEVAFVAQQDIERLLGERADELGVDVRRGVELTGFDTGAGAVTVRTSQGAIRAGWLVGCDGGRSAVRKLARFEFPGTDPEVTCHQAVVEMTGAEDLNVGWTATDTGVYAYGPMPGRVVTVEFDGPPADRDAPVTGEDLQARLRRVSGVDVTITGVRTATRFTDHARQVTEYRKGRVLLAGDAAHVHSAFGSQGLSLGIGDAMNLGWKLAAVIGGRAPERLLDTYTFERHPVGAWVLDWTRSQVAAMRPDPQSRALRTIVSDLAGTVAGTTYLTAQLNGSGVRYELPGQHPLTGRSTPDLELTYGGRLANHLHDGRALLLDLTDDPEIRALAAGYADRVDTVTSRCPSHPELAAILVRPDGFTAWAADARAQAPTTGLAEALENWFGAPEGAVTPG from the coding sequence ATGGACTATGACGTAGTGGTGGCCGGCGGCGGCCCGGTCGGACTGATGCTGGCCTGCGAGCTCAGGCTCGGAGGCGCGCGGGTGGTCGTTCTGGAGCGCCGCACCGAAGTGGACCCGACGATCAAGGGCGGGGCGATCACCACGCCCAGCGCCGAGGTGCTCTACCGCCGGGGCCTGCTGCCCGCGCTGGCCGAGGTGCAGCGGCAGACGATAGACCGCTTCCAGGCGTTCTTGCGCGAGCAGAACGGCGGTGGCGGGGTCGCGGGCCAAGGGCTCGGGTTCGTCGGGCACTTCGCCGGGATCGTGCTGCGCGCCGACCTGGTCGACCGCACGGAGCCGAGCCTCAGCGACCCCGGACCCGCCGCCGAGGTCGCTTTCGTGGCGCAGCAGGACATCGAGCGGCTGCTCGGCGAGCGCGCAGACGAACTCGGTGTCGACGTGCGCCGGGGCGTGGAGCTGACCGGCTTCGACACCGGCGCCGGGGCCGTCACCGTGCGGACCAGCCAAGGGGCCATCCGCGCCGGGTGGCTCGTCGGCTGCGACGGCGGCCGCAGCGCGGTCCGCAAGCTCGCGAGGTTCGAATTTCCCGGTACTGACCCGGAAGTCACCTGCCACCAGGCGGTCGTGGAGATGACCGGCGCCGAGGACCTGAACGTCGGCTGGACCGCCACGGACACCGGGGTGTACGCCTACGGGCCGATGCCGGGCCGCGTCGTCACCGTGGAGTTCGACGGCCCGCCGGCCGATCGGGACGCGCCGGTCACCGGCGAAGACCTCCAGGCGCGGTTGCGTCGCGTGTCCGGTGTGGACGTCACGATCACCGGGGTGCGGACCGCGACCCGCTTCACCGACCACGCCCGCCAGGTCACCGAGTACCGCAAGGGCCGGGTGCTGCTGGCAGGCGACGCGGCACACGTGCACTCCGCGTTCGGGAGCCAGGGGCTGAGCCTGGGTATCGGGGACGCGATGAACCTCGGCTGGAAGCTCGCCGCGGTGATCGGCGGCCGGGCGCCGGAACGCCTGCTGGACACCTACACCTTCGAGCGGCACCCGGTCGGCGCGTGGGTCCTGGACTGGACCCGATCACAGGTCGCGGCCATGCGCCCGGACCCGCAGTCTCGAGCCCTGCGCACGATCGTCAGCGACCTGGCGGGCACGGTCGCGGGCACCACGTACCTCACCGCTCAGCTCAACGGTAGCGGGGTGCGGTACGAACTGCCGGGCCAGCACCCGCTGACCGGCCGCAGCACCCCGGACCTCGAACTCACCTACGGCGGCCGCCTCGCGAACCACCTCCACGACGGCCGGGCGCTCCTGCTCGACCTCACCGACGACCCGGAAATCCGCGCCCTCGCCGCGGGATATGCCGACCGCGTCGATACCGTGACGAGCCGCTGCCCGTCCCACCCGGAACTGGCGGCGATCCTCGTCCGCCCGGACGGCTTCACAGCCTGGGCAGCCGACGCGAGGGCGCAGGCACCGACGACCGGACTGGCGGAAGCACTGGAGAACTGGTTCGGAGCGCCCGAGGGTGCGGTGACGCCCGGATGA
- a CDS encoding MarR family winged helix-turn-helix transcriptional regulator codes for MTGGTKQRLIDELMLVVTDLQNVGDQVDQAVSDRLELNRTDARCLSCLITRGPMASGDLATTAGLAPSALTFAVDRLTRAGYAERVRDPADRRRVLVKASATALQFAERTWSEVIVETEQQFARYTVSQLKLLTAFVHDQIELQRRHITRVRSS; via the coding sequence ATGACAGGTGGTACCAAGCAGCGGCTGATCGACGAGCTGATGCTCGTCGTCACCGACCTGCAGAACGTCGGCGACCAGGTGGACCAAGCCGTCAGCGACCGCCTCGAGCTCAACCGCACCGACGCCCGCTGCCTGTCCTGCCTGATCACCCGGGGCCCGATGGCCTCGGGTGACCTGGCGACGACGGCCGGGCTGGCACCCAGCGCGCTTACTTTCGCGGTGGACAGGCTGACCCGAGCCGGTTACGCCGAACGCGTACGCGATCCGGCCGACCGCAGGCGAGTGCTGGTGAAGGCCTCCGCCACCGCGCTGCAGTTCGCCGAGCGGACCTGGAGCGAGGTGATCGTGGAAACCGAACAGCAATTCGCGCGGTACACCGTGTCGCAACTAAAACTGCTGACCGCTTTCGTGCACGACCAGATCGAGCTGCAACGACGGCACATCACGCGCGTTCGTTCGAGCTGA
- a CDS encoding NAD(P)H-binding protein, which translates to MILVTGATGSVGRHVVADLLAAGHQVRAMTRNPSRASIPPGAEIVAGDLADPASVPFDGVHAVYLMAMGNEPDQVVAQAVRNGVRRIVLLSTGDVLDDVAQQPDAIAKIHGAFEHAVATSDLEWTFLRPNEFAGNSLHWAPQIQAGNVVQAPFAQARTAPIHERDIAAVAARALTENGHHGQKYALTGPEAITHADQVDQIGTALGRRLRFDEISAAEAAARMSRFAPTEIVEAVLGQLAAAVGHQPVLTDTVHAVTGQKSRSFADWARDHVADFQ; encoded by the coding sequence ATGATTCTGGTAACCGGAGCGACCGGCAGTGTCGGACGGCACGTGGTGGCCGACCTGCTCGCGGCGGGACACCAAGTGCGGGCGATGACCAGGAACCCTTCCCGGGCAAGCATTCCACCAGGCGCCGAGATCGTCGCTGGTGATCTCGCTGACCCCGCATCGGTGCCGTTCGACGGTGTGCACGCCGTCTACCTGATGGCGATGGGAAACGAGCCGGACCAGGTCGTGGCACAGGCCGTGCGCAACGGCGTGCGGCGCATCGTTCTACTGTCCACAGGCGACGTGCTCGATGACGTGGCACAGCAGCCCGACGCGATCGCCAAGATCCACGGCGCGTTCGAGCACGCCGTCGCGACGTCCGACCTGGAATGGACCTTCCTGCGCCCCAACGAATTCGCTGGAAACAGCCTGCACTGGGCGCCGCAGATCCAGGCCGGCAACGTGGTGCAGGCGCCGTTCGCCCAGGCGCGCACGGCGCCGATACACGAGCGGGACATCGCCGCGGTCGCCGCCCGCGCGCTGACCGAAAACGGCCACCACGGCCAGAAGTACGCACTGACCGGGCCGGAAGCCATCACGCACGCCGACCAGGTCGATCAGATCGGCACCGCGCTCGGCCGTCGGCTCCGTTTCGACGAGATCTCCGCAGCGGAAGCAGCCGCGCGAATGAGCCGATTCGCACCAACGGAAATCGTCGAGGCGGTACTCGGCCAACTCGCGGCGGCAGTCGGCCACCAGCCGGTACTGACCGACACGGTGCACGCGGTGACCGGACAGAAGTCACGTTCGTTCGCCGACTGGGCACGCGACCACGTCGCCGACTTCCAGTAG
- a CDS encoding FAD-dependent oxidoreductase has product MPPHVIVIGAGTGGLCLAQGLRQAGVSVAVYERDQTREDGLFGYRVGIDPDGSRALAACLPEDLFQVFVATKAETPRFMNIFTEKRAELLRMGEWDTPEPSDPIDSEKSISRMTLRQVLLTGIEDIVHFGKEFVRYHQNADDTVTAHFADGSTARGDLLVAADGSSSAVRRQYLPHASMDTVDAKCVTAKLPLNAESRSLLTPEMLRGVTMINAPGGYACIIHVMEFKWDRDGTLKNDIGGNDSALLSTWPGLKYDNTRDYVMWGWSAPGKRLPADFMRLPGDELRKIVLEHTKDWHPRFRALFEAADPTTAFPLQVRTTTPLKPWPTSTITLLGDAIHTMTPGLGVGANTALRDAENLVRQLVIAHRGEKPLVDAVRAYEAEMHSYAWELVRKSKSQFGGNLPLDKPVIGRALLAGMRTGLRAFNHMPNAKRKAVQAMEKTRGHRRRQR; this is encoded by the coding sequence GTGCCGCCACATGTGATCGTCATCGGCGCCGGAACCGGTGGCCTGTGCCTGGCGCAGGGATTGCGCCAGGCTGGGGTCAGCGTCGCGGTGTACGAGCGGGATCAGACCCGCGAGGACGGGCTGTTCGGTTACCGGGTCGGCATCGATCCCGACGGCAGCCGCGCGCTGGCCGCCTGCCTGCCCGAGGACTTGTTCCAGGTGTTCGTCGCCACGAAGGCGGAAACCCCGCGATTCATGAACATCTTCACCGAGAAGCGGGCAGAACTGCTGCGGATGGGCGAATGGGACACTCCGGAGCCGTCCGATCCGATCGACAGCGAGAAGTCGATCAGCCGGATGACACTGCGCCAGGTGCTGCTCACCGGCATCGAGGACATCGTGCACTTCGGCAAGGAATTCGTTCGCTACCACCAGAACGCGGACGACACCGTCACCGCGCACTTCGCCGACGGCAGCACGGCTCGCGGCGACCTGCTGGTCGCGGCGGATGGCAGTTCCTCGGCGGTGCGCCGGCAGTACTTGCCGCACGCCTCCATGGACACAGTGGACGCCAAATGCGTCACCGCGAAGCTCCCGCTGAACGCCGAAAGCAGAAGCCTGCTCACCCCGGAGATGCTGCGCGGGGTCACTATGATCAACGCACCCGGAGGGTATGCGTGCATCATCCACGTGATGGAGTTCAAGTGGGACCGCGACGGCACCCTCAAGAACGACATCGGCGGCAACGACAGCGCGCTGCTGAGCACATGGCCGGGGCTGAAGTACGACAACACCAGGGACTACGTGATGTGGGGCTGGTCGGCTCCGGGAAAGCGGCTGCCCGCCGACTTCATGCGACTCCCCGGTGACGAACTCCGCAAGATCGTGCTCGAGCACACCAAGGACTGGCATCCGCGGTTCCGCGCGTTGTTCGAAGCGGCCGACCCGACGACCGCGTTCCCGCTCCAGGTGCGCACCACGACTCCGCTGAAGCCGTGGCCCACCTCCACCATCACCCTGCTCGGCGATGCCATCCACACCATGACCCCAGGACTCGGCGTCGGCGCGAACACCGCGCTGCGCGATGCGGAAAACCTGGTCCGCCAACTGGTCATCGCCCATCGAGGCGAGAAGCCGTTGGTGGACGCGGTACGCGCCTACGAAGCGGAGATGCACAGCTACGCCTGGGAGCTGGTGCGGAAGTCGAAGAGCCAGTTCGGCGGCAACCTGCCACTGGACAAGCCGGTGATCGGCCGCGCGCTGCTGGCGGGGATGCGCACCGGGTTGCGGGCGTTCAACCACATGCCCAACGCGAAGCGGAAAGCGGTACAGGCGATGGAGAAGACCAGGGGACACCGCAGGAGGCAACGATGA
- a CDS encoding BPL-N domain-containing protein produces MSASSRRWMLRQMALVVVSAVSCARSPGEPRERTARTVPPAPKTSPIALVYRGPATTPDCAESIADLVRATAWRFDVRFAGPDEATPVTREALDTAALYVQPGGGGLDAAFEHLRAHVSDVRGYVWSGGRYLGICLGGYLAGSDPGFALVPGGADRYIDSPGATIDSEADTVVRVSWRGRGRYLYFQDGPCFPLPSSAPGAEVLATYPNGVPAAVLASYGAGRVAVVGPHPEATADWYADADLVNPAGIDPAPGYDLIDGLMRP; encoded by the coding sequence GTGAGCGCGTCTTCTCGCCGCTGGATGCTGCGCCAGATGGCGTTGGTCGTCGTGTCGGCCGTGTCGTGCGCGAGGAGTCCGGGCGAGCCCCGGGAGCGGACTGCCCGTACCGTGCCGCCCGCGCCGAAGACGTCGCCGATCGCACTGGTGTACCGGGGGCCTGCGACGACCCCTGATTGCGCTGAGTCCATCGCGGACCTGGTGCGCGCCACCGCGTGGCGGTTCGATGTCCGTTTCGCCGGCCCGGACGAGGCGACGCCCGTGACGCGCGAGGCGCTCGATACCGCGGCGCTCTACGTTCAGCCGGGTGGCGGCGGGCTCGACGCGGCTTTCGAGCACCTGCGCGCCCACGTGTCGGATGTCCGCGGCTATGTCTGGTCGGGCGGGCGTTATCTGGGAATTTGCCTCGGCGGATATCTCGCGGGCAGTGACCCCGGGTTCGCCCTGGTGCCCGGTGGCGCCGACCGGTACATCGATTCCCCTGGCGCGACCATCGACAGCGAAGCCGACACGGTCGTGCGGGTGAGCTGGCGTGGCCGTGGCCGGTACCTGTACTTCCAGGACGGCCCGTGTTTCCCGTTGCCGTCGAGCGCGCCCGGCGCGGAGGTGCTCGCGACCTATCCGAACGGTGTGCCCGCCGCGGTGCTCGCTTCGTACGGTGCCGGGCGGGTCGCGGTCGTGGGCCCGCACCCGGAAGCCACCGCCGACTGGTACGCCGACGCCGACCTGGTGAACCCGGCCGGTATCGATCCCGCCCCCGGCTACGACCTGATCGACGGGCTGATGCGGCCGTGA